The Chryseobacterium oranimense genome contains the following window.
AACAAATCTTAATCAATTTTATAAAAACCCTATGAATTTGAAATAAAATAAATATTTAAGCACAATTTTTGATCATGTTCTTTAAAAAAATACCATGAAAAAGATATTTCTTCTTTTATCCATAACTCTTTTAATGTTGGGATGTAAGAAATCTGAACTGGAAGCCGTAAACTCTTCTCCGGCTGTGGCCGCATATGATGTAGAAGCCCCGCCACCTCCAAAAGAAGTGTATCAAATGGCTCCTTCCAAGGCAATTTCTGAAAAGCTGCTTCCTGATGAAAACAAATCCTCTCAATCTCCTGTAGCCCCTAAAGAGACTGACACCATCCCGAAAAAGATCATTAAAAACGGTAATATGAAAATCCAGGTCGGAGATATAAAAAAAGCCCAGACTCAGGTAGGAGATATTCTAAAGAAAAATGGTGCTTACATTCAAAATGAAGAATTTCAGAACACTGATATGGATGATAATCTGGAGCTGGTTATCCGTGTTCCTCATAAGAATTTTGATGCATTGGTCAATTCTTTTTCTGACGGAGTCGGCTCTGTACTGTCCAAAAATATTTCATCTGATGATGTGACGGAAGAATACACCAATGTTTCGATCAAGCTGGCCAATAAAAAAATCTATCTGGAAAAGTATCGGGACATGCTTAAAAATGCTTCTACCACTAAAGATATGATCGAAATCCAGGAGACCATACGCGAGCTTGAAGATGAAATTGACATAGCAGAAGGCAAGCTCCGTTTCATTGATGACCGGGTGAAATACAGCACCCTGAATCTAAGCTTATACAAAGAAAAAGTAAGAAGTTCTTCAACTTCAAAAATTGGTTTCGGAAGCCGCTTTGCAGATTCTGTGACTGAAGGATGGAACAGTTTTGTGAGTTTTCTATTGGGAATTATTTCATTCTGGCCGTTCCTGCTGCTCATTCCTATTATTATCTTTTTATGGAGAAAGTGGAAAGCTGGCAGAGCAAAAAAATAAATCTGTTTTTACATAATAAAAATCCGGATATCATTACTGGTATCCGGATTTTTTATTGCATTATCAATAATTTAAGCATTAAAATATTCTTTAACTGTTTCAAGCACCTGTTCGTCCGACATTTTCTGTGCCGTATCCAATGTTATTTGAAGGTTTTTGAATTGAGCGGTATCATGAAGATAGTTTTTAAGCTCTTCCTGAATGGTTCCCGGACCTGTAATATACACTTCCTGGGAATTGGTAAGGAGATGCTCTACTTCTTTGAAGAATTTTACCTTATTGGTTCGCTCTGCATTGTTGGCTGCATTTTCACTTGAGTTCCCATGCTGTATTTCTGCTTTTACAGGACTGCAAAGGAAGAATTTAAATGCATTCTGAGCATCGTGATTTTTTACTACAATTGCCTTTTCTGAAGCGATCCAGATTCCTGCTAATTTCTTGTCTGACATAATTTATTGTTTTGTGATGTGATCAGTATAAAACAAGAATGGTGCAAAGGGAGCGTTAAGGGCTGTTAAATGTTTTTATGTGAAAAGCAAA
Protein-coding sequences here:
- a CDS encoding DUF4349 domain-containing protein, which produces MKKIFLLLSITLLMLGCKKSELEAVNSSPAVAAYDVEAPPPPKEVYQMAPSKAISEKLLPDENKSSQSPVAPKETDTIPKKIIKNGNMKIQVGDIKKAQTQVGDILKKNGAYIQNEEFQNTDMDDNLELVIRVPHKNFDALVNSFSDGVGSVLSKNISSDDVTEEYTNVSIKLANKKIYLEKYRDMLKNASTTKDMIEIQETIRELEDEIDIAEGKLRFIDDRVKYSTLNLSLYKEKVRSSSTSKIGFGSRFADSVTEGWNSFVSFLLGIISFWPFLLLIPIIIFLWRKWKAGRAKK